The genomic segment TGAGCCAGCCCTGCGGTTCCTCCTCCTGGCTCCGCACGCCGATCTCGCCCACAAGCACCATCGGATCCCGGAGGAGGCTCGCCGCCGCGGCCACCCCGGCCTTCCACGGGTACCCAAACGAAAGAGAGACACGGGGATCCCACGGGTTCTTCGGGTCCATCCTCCATTCCTGGAATGCGGAGTACGTCACACTACGATGGGTCCTGGAAAGGCGCTCCTCGCCCCCGGGATACCGCCGCAGCTCCTCCACAGTGGTGGTGCTCTCCGAAAGATCGAGCCCGGTCTTCCATCCCCCGCCGAAGTGGATTGTGCCGGCGAGGGTCAACCGCCACTCCTGGGAGAACAGGGTGTAGGCGTAGGGTTGGCCGAACGTGTCCACCGCCAGTCCTTCCCGGCCGGACGGGGTGTAGCCGAGGCCCACCCGCCAGGTGTACTCCCCGGCGGCTTCGTCCGGCCGCTTCAGGGGATCGATCGGCACTTGGGCCCACAGCAGGCTGGGCAAGAACAGGGTGAGGAGGAGTGCCCACCGCCCCACCGAACGCCGTTTGCCCCTCCGGGATGAGGGAAGCCCCGTTGGCGGCCCCACAGAGGCTGTAGCGTCGGCCTTCATGGCCGACGGCAGGGCCCCGTTCACGGCAAGCCCTCCCGCAGCCGGGCCAGGGCCGCGAGCCGAGCTTCCGCCCATTCCAGGGTCTCTCTCTGCCGCGCCTTGGCCTGGGCCGCAAGCTCCGCCGGCGGAATCGGCACCAACACCACCTCGCGATAGCCCCGCTCCTTTACCAATGCCGAAAACGGGATGATGCTCCGCCCCCAAGATGGGTCAGCAACCACGATCTGGTCCCCCACCATTCCGATGACCAGAGCGAAATGCTTCTGGGGTTCGGTAAGATGGGCGATCAAGGGGAGCCCGCCTCGGTTGAAGTGATCACGCAGCGCCTCCGGCGCCACTCGGTACCCCTTGGTGGGGATGCCCTTGGCCTCGAGGGTTTGTTTTAGGGCCAGGGCGTTTATCCCCCGCTCAGGGCCCGGCTCAAGGCCTTGGGCCCGCATGAACCCTTCCGCGAGCTCCAGGGCCTCCGCTTCCGAGGTGGGGATGTCGTAGCAGTAGGTGAGCAACGTGGCCACCGCCGCTGGCCCACACGTGTACCAGTCCGCCTGGCCCACGACCTCTGTATACCGCAGGTCGCGGTAAGGTAATGGCTGGAGCAGGAGCTCGGCCAGGAGCCCTGGCATCATCATCCATGGTGCAACGGAATTGGGCATAACCCAGCCCCTGTCCTCGGTCTTTGATCATCTGGAATCGTTCCCCGGCTGCCCCTCTTTCTTTTCCTGGACCTTCCTGTGAGCCCAGTCACCAAGGGCCAGTGCCCCCCACATACCGAAAAAGCAGAATCCGGCGAATGCCACCGTTCGCCACCACGGCCATCCGGCAGGGGGAGGCTCCCAAGGCTGGGCAACGACTACGGCGACAGTTCCCACGATGGCCGCTATCAGGAAGTGGTGAATGGATCGCCTAATGGGTAACCAGGGCCTGTACCTCTTTCGCCTTGATAGTTTGATATCGAGGTAAGTTCCTACCAGTATTCCCACCACTGACACGACTGCCGAGATGGTCATCCAGGCAGCATCCACTCTTTCTCCTGACACCGCCGGCACAACAAACGCTATCAGAACGAAGCACACAAGCGCACCACTGACGCTGAGGACCACCTGTAATTTTCTTTTTTCATTTCAATCGCAAACTGGAACGACTATCCCCTAACCATATCGCGAAGATGGGGATCACAGTCTGTCAGCCCTTCCTGCTTTTACTACTCGAACCAAGCCACTATACTCCGCATCATACCATATTGTTGACCGCATATCCCTGCGAATATTCCGCCACGGAAAATCTCACGGAGGTCATCTTTGTCTATACCGTAGTCTTCGTCAAACCAGTTTTCGTAGACCGCCATAGCTCTTCCACCCAATATCAGCCCAATGAGAAACCACCCGAACTCCCCTTCGGCTTGAAGCAGCTCCTCGTCGCCCAGCTCTTCACCATTAGGCAGCACCGATTGGACCTCCTCTGCCACGCTCACCTGGGCGAACGCCGCCAAGGCCACCGCCAGCGCCTTCTTCCACGTCGCCATCCTCATCACCCCTGTGCTCTCGGATGGCGACAACAATTATAGGGGACGCTCCCCACAGCTGTCAAGTCCTTGCGGTGTTGAAGGTCACGATAACTGCATAGCCGTTACCCAAGGCGGAGAGGCGCCGATGACTTGAGCCAGCGTGGACGAGGTGGCACGGATCGTCCGACCCACACGCCTGGGAAGGACGCGCGGGCAATGAGATTTGCCCAGAAGAAATGCGGCCCGCCGCCGGGCTAGCGGGAACCAGGACCACCCAACGAAAAGCTCGGGCACCGTACGCGCCCGAGCAGAAGTTCCTGGTGGAGGTGGCGGGAGTTGAACCCGCGTCCGAGTACACCGTGGCTTCGGCTTCTACAAGCTTAGCCCGCGTTTTGTCTCTCGGACCTTGCGCTCCCACGGGCGGGATCGCTCGGTCCAGAAGCCCCATGAGATGTCGCCCAACCGGCCTGAGGCCCGCCAGTTGGACTAGCCCGTCTTGTCCACGCCCCACGGCGGCCCACGGGCAGGGACGCCGGGAACGGCCTACGCTTAGTTCAGGGCGTAGGCGGGAACAGTTGTGTAGTCGGCATTTGTTTTTGCCGTTCCGCCGGTTTAAGGAGGAGACGGACCTCCGCTTGCCACCTCACCTTGGTGTCCCCGTCGAAACCGGTCACCCCCAGGTAACCCCCATTATACTCGCGACGGGGGCGAACGCAATGGGACAGGCGCTCCTTCCCGGATTGGCGGTGGCGTTGGGGGCCGGCGCCGCGCTCGGTGTCGCGATGCCGGCCGGGCCGGGGAGCTTGGCCGCGGCCCTCGCCCTTCTGGTGGGTGCGGCGTGGCGGCGGTCGGTGCCCCTCCTGTGGGGAGCGGCCCTGCTCGCAGGGACGGCCCTGACCGTGCAAGAACCGGTCCCACCGCATCTCCAATGGCAGCTCCCCCTCCTGCGCGCGGTCACCGGCCGCGTGGTCGACATCCCCGAGCCCCACGCCCGCACGACCTCGGTCACCCTCCAACCGGCGGACCTCCCGGTGAGGCTGCTCGCATACGTCCCAGGGGAGGCCAGGATCGCTCCTGGAGACCTCGTCGCCCTGACCGGTCGGTGGGGACCGCCCAGTTCGGACGGGTGGGGCGAGTACCTCGCCCGGCGCGGGATCCACGGCCTGTTCTGGGCCGAGGAGGTCACCGTGGTCGAACCCGGCCGGCCCGGCATCCTCCGCTGGGCGGCGCACGTGCGGGAGCGCCTCCTCGCGCGGCTCTACGAGGCGGTGCCTGCAGACGGGGCGGACCTCCTCGCCGCCGTCCTCCTCGGGGCGCGGGGACGCCTGCTCCAGGAGGAAGAGCAAGCGTTCCGCACCGCCGGGGTGGCCCACGTGCTCGCCCTATCCGGCCTCCACGTGGGGGTGCTCGCCGCCGGCGGGTGGTGGCTGCTCGGGCTCCTACGGGTGCGCCCGGCGTGGCGGTACCTGATCCTGGTCCCGGCGGTGGCGTTCTATGCCGTCCTCGGCGGGCTGCGGGTGTCGCTCCTCCGGGCAGCGA from the Candidatus Acetothermia bacterium genome contains:
- a CDS encoding cysteine peptidase family C39 domain-containing protein, whose product is MPGLLAELLLQPLPYRDLRYTEVVGQADWYTCGPAAVATLLTYCYDIPTSEAEALELAEGFMRAQGLEPGPERGINALALKQTLEAKGIPTKGYRVAPEALRDHFNRGGLPLIAHLTEPQKHFALVIGMVGDQIVVADPSWGRSIIPFSALVKERGYREVVLVPIPPAELAAQAKARQRETLEWAEARLAALARLREGLP
- a CDS encoding ComEC family competence protein; the protein is MGQALLPGLAVALGAGAALGVAMPAGPGSLAAALALLVGAAWRRSVPLLWGAALLAGTALTVQEPVPPHLQWQLPLLRAVTGRVVDIPEPHARTTSVTLQPADLPVRLLAYVPGEARIAPGDLVALTGRWGPPSSDGWGEYLARRGIHGLFWAEEVTVVEPGRPGILRWAAHVRERLLARLYEAVPADGADLLAAVLLGARGRLLQEEEQAFRTAGVAHVLALSGLHVGVLAAGGWWLLGLLRVRPAWRYLILVPAVAFYAVLGGLRVSLLRAAIMFAVLGLFWVLWERGWVLKRWLDPLQGVALAAIVVLLIWPGSALDVGFQLSFAATGAIILGLPAWLRSSLRGRMPRWLRRPADLAAVTVCAQIGSMPIVGTAFGYLAPYGLLANLALVPWTAVVLWAGLLTLVVSPLSFAPAVGSAIHTVLIAPYLSAVRWLSFLPGTALPVGPGFALWCGFAALGVLLLRAVQEETFRGGVPLPRTGPVR